In [Clostridium] cellulosi, one genomic interval encodes:
- the rplC gene encoding 50S ribosomal protein L3 (High confidence in function and specificity): MKKGIIGRKIGMTQLFDDNGNVVPVTVIEAGPCTVVQKKTVETDGYNAVQLGFGDVSEKHVTKPLKGHFDKAGVAPKRVLREFRLDDVDSLNVKDIIKADVFAVGDRVDVVGISKGKGFAGVIKRWNQHRLKMTHGTGPVHREVGSMGANSDPSRVFKGKKMAGHLGAERVTIQNLDVVKVDAENNLIAVKGAIPGPKGGIVTITDSVKKA, translated from the coding sequence TTGAAAAAAGGAATCATTGGAAGAAAGATCGGCATGACCCAGCTTTTCGATGATAATGGCAACGTCGTGCCTGTCACCGTTATAGAAGCCGGCCCCTGCACGGTTGTCCAAAAGAAAACCGTTGAAACTGACGGCTACAACGCGGTGCAGTTGGGATTCGGGGATGTCTCCGAAAAGCATGTTACGAAACCTCTTAAAGGGCACTTTGATAAAGCCGGAGTTGCTCCGAAGAGGGTTCTCAGGGAGTTCCGCCTTGACGATGTTGATTCACTGAATGTCAAGGATATTATCAAGGCCGACGTATTCGCCGTAGGCGATCGTGTCGACGTTGTAGGAATCAGCAAAGGTAAAGGATTTGCAGGCGTAATAAAGCGCTGGAATCAACACAGGTTAAAGATGACTCACGGTACCGGCCCTGTTCACCGTGAAGTCGGCTCAATGGGAGCCAACAGCGACCCGTCCAGAGTATTTAAAGGCAAGAAAATGGCTGGCCATCTCGGAGCCGAGAGGGTCACAATCCAGAATCTTGATGTTGTCAAGGTTGACGCGGAAAATAACCTTATTGCGGTCAAGGGTGCCATTCCTGGGCCAAAGGGCGGAATCGTGACTATAACCGACAGCGTTAAAAAGGCCTAA